From one Halothece sp. PCC 7418 genomic stretch:
- a CDS encoding RNA-guided endonuclease TnpB family protein yields the protein MFVLEFKVKAKKTQYQAIDEAIRTTQFIRNKCLRYWMDNQGVNKYALNKLCKQLAEEFSWAKELNSMARQSAAERAWSAISRFYDNCKKGIKGKKGYPQFQKNNRSVEYKTCGWKLDLNTRKHITFTDKKGIGRVKLVGTIDLHFYHPDEIKRVRLVRRADGYYCQFLINKEVKEQLEPTKKTIGLDVGLESFYTDSNGHKEPNPRFFREGEQKLKHLQRRLSKKQKGSSNRKKARQKLGKAHLRISRQRKEHTSATRWVVKSQGSQTSFRAIPDENSPWSPSELYLLIGEAHLPSPIIPVCGMTSLPLSKRWLREDKAG from the coding sequence ATGTTTGTTTTAGAGTTTAAGGTCAAAGCCAAAAAAACTCAATACCAAGCCATTGATGAAGCAATTCGGACGACTCAGTTCATCCGAAATAAATGCCTTCGTTACTGGATGGATAATCAAGGCGTTAACAAATATGCTTTGAACAAACTCTGCAAACAATTAGCAGAAGAGTTTTCTTGGGCGAAAGAATTAAACTCGATGGCTCGACAATCGGCTGCTGAACGGGCTTGGTCTGCAATTAGTCGGTTTTACGATAACTGTAAAAAGGGAATCAAAGGTAAAAAAGGGTATCCCCAGTTTCAGAAAAACAACCGAAGCGTTGAATATAAAACCTGCGGTTGGAAACTGGACTTAAACACCCGAAAGCATATTACTTTCACCGACAAAAAAGGAATTGGTCGAGTTAAGTTAGTTGGGACTATAGACCTCCATTTCTATCACCCTGATGAAATTAAACGAGTCCGTTTAGTTCGTCGTGCTGATGGATATTACTGCCAATTCTTAATCAATAAAGAAGTTAAAGAACAATTAGAACCCACTAAGAAAACTATTGGCTTAGATGTTGGTTTAGAGTCATTTTACACCGACTCTAATGGACATAAAGAACCCAATCCTCGTTTCTTTAGGGAAGGTGAACAGAAGTTAAAACACCTTCAACGTCGCCTTTCTAAGAAACAGAAAGGTTCATCTAATCGCAAAAAAGCTAGACAGAAGTTAGGAAAAGCACATTTAAGAATAAGTAGGCAGCGTAAAGAACATACGAGTGCGACTCGTTGGGTGGTGAAGTCGCAGGGGTCTCAAACCTCTTTTCGAGCCATCCCAGACGAAAACTCCCCTTGGAGTCCGTCTGAACTCTATCTCCTTATTGGTGAGGCTCATTTGCCAAGTCCAATCATCCCAGTGTGCGGGATGACATCGCTACCCTTATCAAAACGTTGGTTACGTGAAGATAAAGCAGGGTAG